Proteins encoded in a region of the Oscillatoria salina IIICB1 genome:
- the rplP gene encoding 50S ribosomal protein L16, translated as MLSPRRTKFRKQQRGRMRGLAHRGSTINFGDFALQATEPSWITSRQIEAARRAMTRYIRRGGKIWIRVFPDKPVTMRPAETRMGSGKGSPEYWVAVVKPGRIMFEIAGVPEEVAREAMRLAAQKLPIKTKFITREDEYL; from the coding sequence ATGTTAAGTCCCAGAAGAACTAAATTCCGCAAACAACAACGCGGACGGATGAGAGGGCTAGCACATCGAGGTAGCACAATCAACTTTGGTGACTTCGCCTTACAAGCTACCGAACCAAGTTGGATTACCTCTCGCCAAATCGAAGCCGCACGTCGAGCCATGACTCGTTATATTCGTCGCGGTGGGAAAATTTGGATTCGCGTTTTCCCAGACAAACCAGTCACTATGCGCCCTGCTGAAACCCGGATGGGTTCCGGTAAAGGTTCTCCCGAATATTGGGTAGCCGTAGTAAAGCCCGGACGAATTATGTTTGAAATTGCTGGAGTTCCTGAAGAAGTAGCCCGCGAAGCAATGCGTTTAGCAGCGCAAAAGCTACCAATTAAAACTAAGTTTATTACTCGTGAAGACGAGTACCTTTAA
- the rpsK gene encoding 30S ribosomal protein S11, whose translation MARPTKKSGAKKQKRNVPNGVAHITSTFNNTIVTISDTRGDVISWASSGSSGFKGAKKGTPFAAQTAADSAARRAIEQGMRQVEVMVSGPGAGRETAIRALQAAGLEITLIRDVTPIPHNGCRPPKRRRV comes from the coding sequence ATGGCGCGACCAACAAAAAAAAGTGGTGCAAAAAAGCAAAAACGCAATGTTCCCAACGGAGTAGCTCATATTACCTCCACATTTAATAACACAATTGTCACAATTTCCGATACCAGAGGTGACGTAATATCCTGGGCATCTTCTGGTTCGAGTGGCTTCAAAGGAGCAAAAAAAGGTACTCCCTTCGCCGCGCAGACAGCAGCAGACAGTGCAGCACGTCGGGCAATTGAACAAGGAATGCGTCAAGTAGAAGTAATGGTTAGCGGTCCAGGAGCAGGTAGAGAAACCGCTATTCGAGCTTTACAAGCTGCTGGATTAGAAATAACCCTGATTCGCGATGTAACACCGATACCACATAACGGTTGCCGCCCCCCGAAGCGGCGTCGAGTGTAA
- a CDS encoding adenylate kinase, producing MTRLIFLGAPGAGKGTQAGRLASSLEIPHISTGEILRNAIKENTLLGQKAQKYVDAGELVPDELILDLIRERLSQSDAREGWILDGFPRNVTQAEFLLQLLAGLGQKYDWVLNLEVPDEVLVERLLKRGRLDDTEETIRRRLDVYREQTEPLIDFYRQRQLLQSIDGDRHPEQVTESLLEAIAS from the coding sequence GTGACGCGATTAATTTTTTTGGGAGCGCCGGGAGCAGGGAAGGGTACTCAGGCAGGACGTTTGGCGAGTTCGTTAGAAATTCCTCATATTTCAACCGGGGAAATTCTACGCAATGCGATTAAGGAAAATACTCTCTTGGGACAAAAGGCTCAAAAGTATGTTGATGCTGGGGAACTTGTACCTGATGAATTGATTTTGGATTTGATTCGAGAACGTTTGAGTCAATCCGATGCTCGAGAAGGATGGATTCTTGATGGCTTTCCTCGGAATGTAACTCAAGCTGAGTTTTTGTTACAACTTTTGGCAGGCTTGGGTCAAAAGTACGATTGGGTGTTGAATTTAGAAGTACCGGATGAAGTTTTGGTTGAACGACTGCTTAAACGAGGTCGTCTCGATGATACTGAAGAAACAATTCGTCGGCGTTTGGATGTCTATCGCGAGCAAACAGAACCTTTGATCGATTTTTATCGTCAGCGCCAATTGTTGCAGTCAATTGACGGCGATCGCCATCCCGAACAAGTAACTGAGTCTCTCTTAGAGGCGATCGCTTCTTGA
- the rplN gene encoding 50S ribosomal protein L14 encodes MIQQESYLNVADNSGARKIMCLRVLGSSNRRYGGIGDVIIAVVKDAIPNMGVKKSDVVRAVIVRTRQSLRRESGMSIRFDDNAAVIINADGNPRGTRVFGPVARELRDKNFTKIVSLAPEVI; translated from the coding sequence ATGATTCAACAAGAGTCTTACCTAAACGTTGCTGATAACAGTGGCGCTCGCAAAATAATGTGCCTGCGCGTTTTAGGATCGAGCAACCGTCGTTATGGCGGTATTGGCGATGTGATTATCGCCGTCGTCAAAGACGCTATTCCCAATATGGGAGTAAAAAAATCAGATGTGGTGCGAGCAGTCATCGTCCGTACTCGTCAAAGTTTGCGCCGCGAAAGTGGTATGAGCATTCGCTTTGATGACAATGCTGCGGTGATTATTAATGCCGACGGCAATCCTCGTGGAACGCGGGTTTTCGGTCCTGTAGCGCGGGAACTGCGCGATAAAAATTTTACTAAAATTGTTTCCCTCGCACCGGAGGTCATCTAA
- the secY gene encoding preprotein translocase subunit SecY: MVVSREKTPTAQETFMQMAQAAGLRGRLLVTVGLIILVRFGVFIPVPGIDRTRFAEQLQNSPITGLLDIFTGGGLSALGIFALGILPYINASIIMQLLTAAIPALENLQKNEGEAGRRKISQITRYVALGWAIIQSTAITVGLLRPFAVNPGLWFVIETVLALTAGSMFVMWISELITERGIGNGASLLIFVNIAAVLPRTLGQTIEFAQQGGRETVAQVVILLLVFLVMIVGIVFVQEGTRRIPIISARRQVGRRLYRERTAYLPLRLNQGGVMPIIFASAVLIIPSSLARFISPEESTGFLAGVNRVLVGVANALRPGDWPYLVTYLLLILFFSYFYASLIVNPVDMSQNLKKMGSSIPGIRPGKATSEYLEGVLNRLTFLGAIFLGIVATVPTAVESATNVATFRGFGATSLLILVGVAIDTAKQIQTYVISQRYEGMVKQ, from the coding sequence ATGGTAGTTAGTCGAGAAAAAACACCAACGGCTCAAGAAACTTTTATGCAAATGGCACAAGCTGCCGGGCTTCGAGGTCGGCTGCTTGTCACCGTTGGTTTGATAATTTTAGTCAGGTTCGGCGTTTTTATACCCGTACCAGGAATTGACCGCACTAGGTTTGCCGAACAGCTTCAGAATAGTCCGATTACCGGATTATTGGACATTTTTACAGGAGGCGGTCTTTCTGCCTTGGGTATTTTTGCTCTGGGCATTTTACCTTACATTAATGCTTCAATCATCATGCAGCTTCTCACTGCTGCAATTCCCGCCTTAGAAAATTTGCAGAAAAATGAAGGAGAAGCGGGACGGAGAAAAATTTCTCAGATTACTCGCTATGTTGCACTAGGCTGGGCAATTATTCAAAGTACGGCGATTACAGTCGGTTTACTCAGACCTTTTGCGGTTAATCCCGGACTCTGGTTTGTGATTGAAACAGTTTTAGCACTAACTGCTGGCTCGATGTTCGTGATGTGGATATCAGAGTTGATTACTGAGCGAGGAATTGGTAACGGTGCTTCGTTACTAATTTTCGTCAACATCGCCGCAGTTTTACCAAGAACTCTAGGTCAGACCATTGAGTTTGCTCAACAAGGGGGTAGAGAAACCGTAGCTCAAGTGGTAATCTTGCTCTTGGTTTTCTTAGTGATGATTGTCGGCATCGTTTTCGTCCAAGAAGGAACTCGCCGCATCCCGATTATTTCTGCTCGTCGTCAAGTAGGGCGTCGTCTTTATCGCGAAAGGACTGCTTATTTGCCCTTGCGTCTTAATCAAGGTGGTGTGATGCCGATTATTTTCGCCTCAGCAGTCTTGATTATACCTTCATCTCTCGCTAGATTTATTAGTCCTGAAGAAAGTACAGGTTTTCTGGCAGGAGTTAATCGAGTTTTGGTGGGAGTAGCCAATGCTTTAAGACCTGGTGATTGGCCTTATTTGGTGACTTATTTGCTGTTAATTCTGTTCTTCAGTTACTTTTACGCTTCTTTAATTGTTAACCCCGTCGATATGTCGCAAAATTTGAAAAAGATGGGGTCTAGTATTCCCGGAATTCGCCCTGGTAAGGCTACTAGCGAATATCTGGAGGGAGTATTAAATCGTTTGACTTTTTTAGGTGCAATCTTTCTGGGTATTGTGGCAACAGTACCTACCGCAGTAGAAAGTGCTACTAATGTCGCTACCTTTAGAGGCTTTGGTGCTACTTCTTTACTGATTTTGGTGGGTGTGGCGATCGATACAGCTAAACAAATTCAAACTTACGTGATCTCCCAGCGCTATGAAGGAATGGTCAAGCAGTAA
- the rplR gene encoding 50S ribosomal protein L18, whose amino-acid sequence MKLTRKELVQRRHRRLRKKVNGTSERPRLSVFRSNQHIYAQVIDDTKQHTLAAASTLDTELRAQLESAATCEASSAVGKLVAERSLSQGIKKVVFDRGGNIYHGRVKALAEAAREAGLDF is encoded by the coding sequence ATGAAGTTAACTCGCAAAGAATTAGTTCAGCGCCGTCATCGGCGGTTACGCAAAAAAGTAAATGGTACGTCAGAGCGCCCCAGATTATCTGTTTTCCGCTCTAATCAGCACATTTATGCTCAGGTGATTGACGATACCAAGCAACATACCTTAGCAGCAGCCTCAACTTTGGATACAGAGTTGAGAGCGCAATTGGAATCAGCCGCTACTTGTGAAGCATCTTCGGCAGTGGGGAAATTAGTCGCCGAGCGATCGCTCTCCCAAGGAATTAAAAAAGTAGTTTTCGATCGCGGCGGTAACATTTATCATGGTCGGGTTAAAGCTCTAGCTGAAGCTGCCCGTGAAGCAGGATTAGATTTTTAA
- the rpmC gene encoding 50S ribosomal protein L29 translates to MPLPKIEEVRQLSDTELAENIIAVKRELFELRLLKGTGRLEKTHQFKHKRHRLAQLLTVETERQKAAEQESSAKSTTTQESPASTAPEEE, encoded by the coding sequence ATGCCTCTGCCGAAGATAGAAGAAGTCAGACAATTAAGCGATACCGAATTAGCGGAAAATATTATTGCCGTGAAACGGGAATTGTTTGAACTGCGACTGCTGAAGGGGACTGGCAGATTAGAAAAAACTCACCAGTTCAAGCACAAACGGCATCGCCTTGCTCAACTACTAACTGTAGAAACCGAGCGGCAAAAAGCAGCCGAACAAGAGTCGTCAGCAAAATCAACGACAACTCAAGAGTCCCCAGCATCCACAGCACCAGAAGAGGAGTAA
- the rpsC gene encoding 30S ribosomal protein S3 gives MGQKIHPIGFRLGITKEHLSRWYADTKRYPELLQEDHQIRQYVDRNLNNAGISQVRIERKADQIDLEIYTARPGVVVGRGGSGIESLRTGLQELLGGSRQIRINVIEVARVDADAALIAEYIAQQLERRVSFRRVVRQAIQRAQKAEVQGIKVQVSGRLNGAEIARTEWTREGRVPLHTLRADIDYAYRTARTIYGILGVKVWIFKGEIIPGQEELPPPPQTPTPRRQRRRQQFEDRSE, from the coding sequence ATGGGACAGAAAATTCATCCAATCGGGTTTCGGCTTGGCATCACCAAAGAACATTTATCTCGTTGGTATGCCGACACCAAACGCTATCCGGAACTCTTACAAGAAGACCACCAAATTCGGCAGTACGTCGATAGAAACCTAAATAACGCCGGAATTTCTCAAGTCAGAATTGAACGCAAAGCCGATCAAATTGACCTAGAAATTTATACCGCTCGACCAGGTGTAGTCGTTGGGCGTGGAGGTAGCGGCATTGAATCTCTACGGACTGGCTTACAAGAACTTTTAGGAGGTTCTCGCCAAATCCGAATCAACGTTATCGAAGTAGCCAGAGTAGATGCTGATGCAGCCTTAATTGCTGAATATATCGCCCAACAGCTAGAAAGGCGGGTTTCCTTCCGGAGAGTCGTGCGTCAAGCAATTCAACGCGCTCAAAAAGCCGAAGTACAAGGAATCAAAGTTCAAGTTAGCGGTCGTTTAAACGGAGCAGAAATTGCTCGTACAGAGTGGACTCGCGAAGGTCGAGTACCTTTACACACCTTACGCGCCGATATTGACTACGCTTATCGCACCGCCCGAACCATTTACGGAATCTTGGGAGTGAAAGTTTGGATTTTCAAAGGGGAAATTATTCCCGGTCAAGAAGAATTACCACCTCCACCCCAAACACCAACTCCCCGTCGTCAACGCCGTCGTCAGCAGTTTGAAGACCGTTCTGAATAG
- the rplF gene encoding 50S ribosomal protein L6 codes for MSRIGKRPIEIPDQVSVEIDGQKVAVKGPKGQLERVLPPQVKVEQEDKTLRVLRRDDSRVARQRHGLSRTLVNNMVEGVSKGFEKRLQIQGVGYRAQAQGKKLILTVGYSHPVEIEMPEGVSVAVEKNTEVIVTGFNKEVVGNVAAKIRGVRPPEPYKGKGIRYAGEMVRRKAGKAGKK; via the coding sequence ATGTCTCGTATCGGCAAGCGTCCGATTGAAATTCCCGATCAAGTAAGCGTGGAAATCGATGGGCAAAAAGTCGCGGTTAAAGGACCGAAGGGTCAATTAGAGCGGGTGCTGCCACCTCAAGTTAAAGTAGAGCAAGAAGATAAAACCCTGCGGGTTTTGCGACGGGATGATTCGAGAGTTGCTCGCCAGCGTCACGGCTTATCCCGCACCTTGGTAAATAACATGGTTGAAGGTGTTTCCAAAGGATTTGAGAAACGATTGCAAATCCAAGGTGTCGGTTATCGGGCGCAGGCACAGGGGAAAAAACTGATCCTAACTGTGGGTTATAGTCATCCCGTAGAAATAGAAATGCCCGAAGGCGTTTCCGTGGCAGTAGAAAAAAATACGGAAGTAATTGTAACTGGGTTTAATAAAGAAGTGGTTGGTAACGTCGCCGCGAAAATTCGTGGCGTTCGTCCTCCAGAACCCTATAAAGGTAAAGGTATTCGCTATGCAGGCGAAATGGTGAGACGTAAAGCTGGTAAGGCAGGTAAGAAGTAA
- the rplV gene encoding 50S ribosomal protein L22 — MVIDTTAEVKAIARYVRMSPDKVRRVLDQIRGRSYREALILLEFMPYRACEPILKVLRSAVANAEHNEGLEPTTLVVSKAFADRGPSLRRYRARAQGRAYQIRKPTCHITVAVAPEAEEE, encoded by the coding sequence ATGGTAATAGATACTACAGCAGAAGTAAAAGCGATCGCCCGCTACGTGCGGATGTCACCAGACAAAGTCAGACGAGTTCTCGATCAAATTCGCGGTCGTTCCTATCGGGAAGCATTAATTCTCTTAGAATTCATGCCCTATCGAGCTTGTGAACCAATCCTGAAAGTATTGCGTTCTGCTGTGGCAAACGCCGAGCATAACGAAGGGCTAGAGCCAACTACATTGGTAGTTAGTAAAGCTTTTGCAGATCGAGGACCCAGTTTAAGACGCTATCGTGCTAGGGCGCAAGGTCGGGCATATCAAATTCGCAAACCCACCTGTCATATCACCGTCGCAGTTGCTCCCGAAGCAGAGGAAGAATAA
- the rpsH gene encoding 30S ribosomal protein S8, translating into MASNDTISDMLTRIRNACLVRHLTTEVASTKMTRSIAQVLKDEGFISDFEEVGEGIKKNLVIYLKYKGNNRQPIIKKLKRISKPGLRVYSNRKELPRVLGGIGIAIISTSSGIMTDREARRKGIGGEVLCYVW; encoded by the coding sequence ATGGCGTCGAACGACACAATCTCCGATATGCTCACCCGCATACGCAATGCTTGTTTGGTGAGACACTTAACTACAGAAGTAGCGTCCACAAAAATGACGCGCAGCATTGCCCAAGTTCTTAAAGACGAAGGCTTTATTAGTGATTTTGAAGAAGTTGGCGAAGGAATTAAAAAGAATTTAGTTATTTACCTAAAATATAAGGGAAATAACCGCCAACCAATTATCAAAAAACTCAAGCGAATCAGTAAACCGGGATTGCGAGTTTACTCGAACCGCAAAGAATTGCCTCGTGTCTTAGGTGGAATTGGGATTGCAATTATTTCTACATCTAGTGGCATCATGACAGACCGGGAAGCCAGACGCAAGGGCATCGGTGGCGAGGTACTTTGCTATGTCTGGTAG
- the rpsQ gene encoding 30S ribosomal protein S17 encodes MPAKERVGFVVSDKMNKTVVVAIENRSPHPKYGKIVVNTKRYKAHDEENKCREGDRVRIRETRPLSRTKRWTVTEIISSSSQT; translated from the coding sequence ATGCCAGCAAAAGAACGAGTGGGATTTGTAGTCAGCGACAAAATGAATAAAACCGTCGTTGTTGCCATCGAAAACCGCTCTCCTCACCCAAAATACGGCAAAATCGTCGTCAATACCAAAAGATATAAAGCACACGACGAAGAAAATAAATGTCGAGAAGGCGATCGCGTCCGCATTCGCGAAACTCGACCCTTGAGCCGCACCAAAAGGTGGACAGTTACAGAAATTATTAGTAGTAGTTCTCAAACTTAA
- the rplX gene encoding 50S ribosomal protein L24, with translation MATKKKQQPKRYKMHVKTGDRVQVIAGRDKGKVGIIKRAIPKTSKVVVEGVNVKTKHVKPRQEGETGQIITFEAPIHSSNVMLYSDKEGVASRISYTFTEDGRKVRMLKKTGEIID, from the coding sequence ATGGCAACCAAGAAAAAGCAACAACCCAAACGCTACAAAATGCACGTTAAAACAGGCGACCGAGTGCAAGTAATTGCTGGTCGAGATAAAGGTAAAGTCGGCATAATTAAGCGGGCAATACCAAAAACCAGCAAAGTAGTCGTCGAAGGAGTCAACGTCAAAACTAAGCACGTGAAACCTCGTCAAGAAGGAGAAACAGGTCAAATTATTACCTTTGAGGCACCAATTCACAGTTCTAATGTGATGCTTTATTCCGACAAAGAAGGTGTTGCTAGTCGCATTAGCTATACCTTTACCGAAGACGGTCGGAAAGTAAGAATGCTCAAAAAAACAGGCGAAATAATTGACTAA
- the rpsE gene encoding 30S ribosomal protein S5, which produces MAKRRKSSRAKEKETNWQERVIQIRRVSKVVKGGKKLSFRAIVVVGNEKGQVGVGVGKASDVIGAVRKGVADGKKQLIDIALTKANSISHPTSGVSGGAKVMMRPAAPGTGVIAGGAVRTVLELAGVQNILAKQLGSNNPLNNARAAIDALESIRTFSEVAEERGVSVEKLYA; this is translated from the coding sequence ATGGCAAAACGTCGCAAAAGTAGCCGCGCTAAAGAAAAAGAAACTAATTGGCAAGAGCGGGTGATTCAAATCCGCCGCGTTAGTAAAGTTGTTAAAGGCGGTAAAAAACTTAGCTTCCGCGCGATCGTCGTCGTTGGCAATGAAAAAGGTCAAGTAGGCGTAGGTGTGGGTAAAGCTAGTGATGTAATTGGTGCTGTCCGCAAAGGTGTTGCTGATGGCAAAAAACAACTGATCGATATTGCCCTCACCAAAGCGAACTCGATTTCTCATCCCACAAGTGGGGTTTCCGGAGGAGCAAAGGTAATGATGCGACCCGCAGCCCCAGGTACAGGTGTAATTGCCGGGGGTGCAGTGAGGACAGTTTTAGAACTTGCGGGAGTGCAAAACATTCTCGCCAAACAACTAGGTTCTAATAATCCTTTAAATAACGCTAGAGCAGCAATTGATGCTTTAGAAAGTATCCGTACTTTTTCCGAAGTAGCAGAAGAAAGAGGAGTTTCGGTCGAAAAGCTTTACGCTTAG
- the rplE gene encoding 50S ribosomal protein L5 — MTQKLKQTYQEIIVPKLKEEFGYTNIHQVPKVVKVTVNRGLGEAHQNAKALESSLSELATITGQKPVVTRAKKAIAGFKIRKGMPVGVMVTLRSDRMYAFLDRLINLALPRIRDFRGVSPKSFDGHGNYSLGIREQLIFPEIDYDSIDQIRGMDVSIITTANTDEEGRALLKEMGMPFRGS, encoded by the coding sequence ATGACACAAAAACTCAAACAAACTTACCAAGAAATTATTGTTCCCAAGCTGAAAGAAGAATTTGGTTACACGAACATTCACCAAGTTCCTAAAGTGGTCAAAGTCACAGTTAATCGAGGCTTAGGGGAAGCACATCAAAACGCTAAAGCTCTAGAATCATCACTGAGCGAACTAGCAACAATTACCGGACAAAAACCAGTCGTTACCAGAGCTAAAAAAGCGATCGCTGGTTTCAAAATTCGTAAAGGGATGCCTGTAGGTGTAATGGTTACTTTACGCTCTGACAGGATGTACGCTTTTCTCGATAGATTGATTAATTTAGCTTTGCCTCGAATTAGAGACTTTCGTGGCGTTAGCCCGAAAAGCTTTGATGGACATGGAAACTATAGCCTTGGCATTAGAGAACAACTCATTTTTCCCGAAATAGATTACGACAGTATCGATCAAATTCGCGGTATGGATGTTTCCATTATTACTACTGCCAATACTGATGAAGAAGGTCGGGCGTTACTCAAAGAAATGGGAATGCCGTTTCGAGGTAGTTAG
- the infA gene encoding translation initiation factor IF-1 produces the protein MAKQDLIEMEGTVTESLPNAMFRVELDNEHKVLAHISGKIRRNYIKILPGDRVKVELTPYDLSKGRITYRLRKK, from the coding sequence TTGGCTAAACAAGATTTAATTGAAATGGAAGGCACGGTGACAGAATCACTGCCTAATGCTATGTTTCGCGTAGAGCTAGATAACGAACATAAAGTTCTCGCTCATATTTCTGGTAAAATCCGTCGCAACTACATCAAAATTTTGCCCGGAGACCGAGTGAAAGTAGAACTGACTCCTTACGACTTGAGTAAAGGAAGAATTACTTATCGTTTGAGAAAGAAATAA
- the rpsM gene encoding 30S ribosomal protein S13, with amino-acid sequence MARISGVDLPRDKRVEIGLTYIYGIGLSRSQEILENTSINPDTRVRDLTDEEVATLRSHIESKYQVEGDLRRWESMNIKRLVDIGTYRGRRHRSGLPVRGQRTRTNARTRRGRRLTVAGKKKAAAKK; translated from the coding sequence GTGGCACGGATTAGTGGAGTAGACCTGCCGCGTGACAAGCGTGTTGAAATAGGTCTGACTTATATATACGGTATCGGTTTATCTCGTTCTCAAGAAATTTTGGAGAACACAAGTATTAATCCAGATACAAGAGTACGAGATTTAACTGACGAAGAAGTAGCAACTTTGCGATCGCACATCGAGAGTAAGTATCAAGTCGAAGGAGATTTGAGACGTTGGGAATCGATGAATATTAAGCGCTTAGTTGATATAGGAACCTATCGCGGTCGCCGTCACCGTTCCGGTTTACCAGTGCGGGGGCAGCGAACCAGAACTAATGCTCGAACCCGTAGGGGTAGACGACTGACAGTAGCTGGCAAGAAAAAAGCTGCAGCCAAGAAATAG
- the rpsS gene encoding 30S ribosomal protein S19 codes for MSRSLKKGPFIADSLLSKIEKLNAKGEKQVIKTWSRASTILPQMIGHTIAVHNGRQHVPIFISEQMVGHKLGEFAPTRTFRGHAKSDKKAGRR; via the coding sequence ATGAGTCGTTCCTTAAAAAAAGGTCCGTTTATTGCCGACAGCTTGCTGTCAAAAATTGAAAAGCTCAACGCCAAAGGTGAAAAACAAGTAATTAAAACTTGGTCAAGAGCATCAACCATTTTGCCCCAGATGATCGGTCATACGATCGCGGTACACAACGGTCGCCAGCACGTACCAATTTTCATCAGCGAACAAATGGTCGGACACAAACTAGGGGAATTTGCCCCCACGCGAACCTTTCGCGGACACGCAAAAAGCGATAAAAAAGCAGGTCGGCGCTAA
- the rpmJ gene encoding 50S ribosomal protein L36: MKVRASVKKICEKCRVIRRRGRVMVICENPKHKQRQG, translated from the coding sequence ATGAAAGTTCGAGCCTCAGTAAAAAAAATTTGTGAAAAATGCCGCGTCATCAGACGGCGCGGTCGAGTCATGGTGATTTGCGAAAACCCAAAGCACAAGCAACGCCAAGGCTAG
- the rplO gene encoding 50S ribosomal protein L15 encodes MRLNNIGPKEGSKQRPRRVGRGISAGQGASCGKGMRGQKSRSGTGTKPGFEGGQMPLYRRIPKLKHFTVVNKRRYTTINVSKLASLPANTEVTLASLMERGIVTSNDGPLKILGDGELNVPLQVKAAAFTAGARKKIEAAGGSCEAIA; translated from the coding sequence ATGAGACTTAATAATATTGGACCAAAAGAAGGCTCAAAACAGCGCCCTCGCCGCGTTGGGCGCGGGATTTCTGCCGGACAAGGCGCTAGTTGTGGTAAAGGTATGCGGGGACAAAAATCTCGCTCAGGTACCGGAACCAAACCAGGCTTTGAAGGCGGACAAATGCCTCTGTATCGCCGGATTCCTAAATTAAAACACTTTACTGTAGTTAACAAACGCCGTTACACTACGATTAATGTAAGTAAGTTAGCATCGCTGCCTGCCAACACAGAAGTAACCCTCGCCTCTTTGATGGAAAGGGGTATCGTTACCAGCAATGATGGACCGTTGAAAATTCTCGGCGATGGAGAATTAAACGTTCCCCTTCAGGTAAAAGCTGCGGCTTTTACTGCTGGCGCCCGCAAAAAAATAGAGGCTGCTGGTGGCAGTTGCGAAGCGATCGCTTAG